The genomic segment CAGTCTTTGTTGGTCTTGCGATAGTAGATGGCGGAACCCGCGAAGATGGCCGCCGATATGAGGGACCAGAGGGCAGCCTCCCGCGCGGCGTCGACTGCGTGACGGCCTCTGAGGATGTAGACGAGCGTCAGAGTGACGAATGCGATGGCAAAGACCTGAACGAATCGCTTGACGAGAAAACCTGGTCTCATGGGGAAGTGCCGTCTCCTGGATGCTCTTCCATCTTAGCGGTACGAGATTCACTGGCTGCAAGTGTTCGGGTGGTTCTGAACCGGGGTGGATCGGGGTACACACCAGCACCCTACAATTTGACTCATGCAGCGGATCCCCTTTGACGAAGTTCATCGGCAGCTTACCGCGGTTCTCATCAAACTCGGCTTCACCGCCGATCGTGCTGCGCTGTCTGCGCGCCTCTTCGCTGAGACTACGCGCGACGGCGTCTACTCGCATGGCGTGAATCGCTTCCTGCGCTTTGTCGCGATGATTCGCAATGGGAGTGTCGATGCTGCTGCGGGGCCGCGTGTGGTTTCGCGGTTTGGCGCGATGGAGCGATGGGATGGACAGCGGGGTCCGGGCAATCTCAACGCGTATGCGGCGATGGAGCGAGCGATTGTGCTTAGCCGCGAGCACGGCATGGGGTGCGTTGCGCTGGGCAATACCAATCACTGGATGCGCGGCGGGACGTATGGCTGGCAGGCCGCGGACGCGGGTGCTATCGGCATCTGCTGGACGAACACCATGCCCAACGTGCCGCCGTGGGGCGCAAGCGAGCCTGCGATCGGCAACAATCCACTGGTGATTGCGGTTCCGCGCGCCGCGGGGCACGTGGTGCTGGACATTGCTATATCGCAGTTCTCCCTGGGCGCCATTGAGGGCTATCGGAAGCGCGGCGAAACGCTCCCGGTCGACGGGGGCTTCGATACTGCGGGGCACCTTACGCGCGATCCTGCGGCGATTGAAGCCACGCAACGGATGTTGCCCATCGGCTACTGGAAGGGCTCAGGACTTGCGATCATGCTCGACATGATGGCCGCGATGCTTACGGCGGGCAGCGCGACGCACCAGATCGACACCGATCCGCTGCGCGAGACCGGGCTGTCGCAGGTGTTTATTGCAATGCAGCCTGCCGCGCTTGGGGACCAGGCCGAACTGGAGCGGATCGCCGACGATGTCGTTGCGTCGCTGCACCGCGCCCGGCCTGTTGAGGGCGGAAGGGGCGTCCGCTTTCCCGGGGAAAACACGCTGCGTCTTCGCGAGGAGAATTTGCGGCTTGGGCTGCCGGTTGATCCTGCACTTTGGCAGGAGATTGTTGCGCTGGGAGCTTGAGGTGTACTGCTCTGGTTTGACCAGCAGACCTAGTCAGATCAGGCGGATGGTCTCGGGCATGTGATTCAGCATCGTGTTGATGCGAGGGTCGCTCTCGGACATGCCATACACCTGCGTGTAGCAGGACGTGAGCCACGCGCGTAGACGCGGCTTCGTAATCGAGCCGGGCAGCTTATCGCCATATACGAACAGATCCATCAGCGGGGGCCGCGCGCTCGACACCGGCGGCATGCGATAGGTCAGTCCTTCGATCTGCCTACATCCAAGCCGACAGTAGAAGGCTTTTCGCCGCGTGAGTAATTCGGGATCGGCACCGTGAGTGACTTCTGCGTCCACCTCGATCAGCAGGGGGCGGC from the Occallatibacter riparius genome contains:
- the yiaK gene encoding 3-dehydro-L-gulonate 2-dehydrogenase, giving the protein MQRIPFDEVHRQLTAVLIKLGFTADRAALSARLFAETTRDGVYSHGVNRFLRFVAMIRNGSVDAAAGPRVVSRFGAMERWDGQRGPGNLNAYAAMERAIVLSREHGMGCVALGNTNHWMRGGTYGWQAADAGAIGICWTNTMPNVPPWGASEPAIGNNPLVIAVPRAAGHVVLDIAISQFSLGAIEGYRKRGETLPVDGGFDTAGHLTRDPAAIEATQRMLPIGYWKGSGLAIMLDMMAAMLTAGSATHQIDTDPLRETGLSQVFIAMQPAALGDQAELERIADDVVASLHRARPVEGGRGVRFPGENTLRLREENLRLGLPVDPALWQEIVALGA
- a CDS encoding GNAT family N-acetyltransferase; this encodes MRISSADDPQFNALLRIYSQALPPSECKSEDALRRMIAQPEYIFLAAVDDSTVVGFSICTTLLDSDAALLEYIAIDAARRGSGLGADLFRATASQPQLHGRPLLIEVDAEVTHGADPELLTRRKAFYCRLGCRQIEGLTYRMPPVSSARPPLMDLFVYGDKLPGSITKPRLRAWLTSCYTQVYGMSESDPRINTMLNHMPETIRLI